In Phragmitibacter flavus, the sequence CTCACCGCCCTCGGTGTCGTCTTTGGCGTCGCCTCCGTTGTCGCCATGCTCGCCATCGGTGAAGGAGCCAGTCACGAAGCCCAGGAACAAATCCGCAAGCTCGGATCGCAAAACATCATCCTCGAAAGCGTCAAACCCACCGAGAACCAGGGTCCCGCCAGCCAGAATCGCAGCGTGGTTCTCGACTACGGCCTCACCACCCGCGACATCGATCAAATCCGCCAGACCATCCCCGGCATCTCCATCGTCGTCCCCAGCCGCGTCATCAGCGAACTCCTCTGGGTCGAAGAACGCAACGTCGACGCCAGCATCATCGGCGCACTCCCCATCTATCCCGAGATGCGCAACCGCAACCTCGTTGCCGGACGCTTCTTCAACGAGCTCGAACAAAAACAACGCCTCCCCGTCTGCGTCCTCAACGAAAACGCCGCCCAGCGCCTCTTCCCCCTCGCCACCCCAATCGGTAAAGCCGTCCGCATCCGCGGTTCCTACTACCAGGTCATCGGCATCATCGAAGACGAAAGCCTGCGCGCCACCGGTGAAGGTGGCATCCAGGGCGGCACCAACAGCGGCAGCGGCAACGCCAATCTCGCCCAGCTTATCATGCCGTTCGACACCTTGCTCGACCACTTTGGCGACACCTTCTTCCGTCACCGCAGCGGCAGCTTCGAAGCCGAAAAAGTCGAATTCCACGAAGCCATCGTCCGTGTTGCCGACATCGACTCCGTCGTCAGCCGCGCCGAAGCCATCAAGCACCTCCTCGCCCGCAATCACCCCAAGGAAGACTACCGCGTCACCGTCCCCATCGAACTGCTTCGCCAGGCCGAGCACACCAAACGCATCTTCAGCATCGTCCTCGGCAGCATCGCCGCCATCTCCCTTCTCGTGGGCGGCATCGGCATCATGAACATCATGCTCGCCAGTGTCACCGAACGCACCCGTGAGATCGGGGTCCGACGCGCCCTCGGTGCCCGTCAGGCCGACATCGTCCTGCAGTTCCTCATCGAAACCATCCTGCTCGCCGGAGCCGGTGGCGTCATCGGTGTCATCCTCGGCCTCGGCATTCCCCTCGCCATCAGCCACTTTGCCGGCGTCACCACCGTCATCAAGGCCTGGGCCCCCACCCTCGCCTTCTCCATCTCCGTGATCACCGGCATCGCCTTCGGCATCTACCCCGCCATGCGCGCCGCCAAGATGAACCCCGTCGAAGCCCTTCGTCACGAGTAGTTCAAAGTTGAACGTAGCCGCCGCCGTAATGAGGCTCTAATCCGGTCCCCCCGGGCCTCCCTTAACCCGGCGGTTCATTGTTCCGCATCATCCGCACAATCTGATCCTGCGACAACGCCGCATCCACGATAAACACCTCATCCACATCACCGCGGAAAAACATCTTCGGCGCCCCTTTTCTCGCCGCCTCATCGGTATAAACGATGTTCCGCCCCATCCATACCCCGTGCCCCGCCTCCAGCACATTGGTCTGGATTTCCGTCAGCGTTCGGCGCGACACCGTCTCCTTCTTCCCATCCACATAAAGCAGCACATTGGTCGACAAATTCGGACGCGATCCCGCATACATCACCACCGCCACATGGTGCCATTGCCCATCGCGCAAATCCGTCGTGCCAATCACACAACCCCCGTCATAAGTTCCGATCCGCAACCGGCCCTTCAAACCTTCCGTCGTGGTATTGGCCGACAACTGCCATGCGCGCGGACCCGACACCGTGCCCCAGGACACAATGCCGTGCCCTTCATACACACCCACATCCTTCGGCACCCTCACCCATAGTGCAATCGATCGGCCTTGGTTCCCTGCAATCCCCGGAAACTCGGTCTCCGCATAACCCCCATCCCCGGCAAACGAAAGACCGCCACCAAAAACCCCCGCCGTCCGCTTCGGCTCCTCCGCCTTCTTGCCAAACTGTTTCATCAACAATCGCGTGTCACTATCCCCACCAATAAATCCCCTGCCACGATCCTCCACCACCGCTCCCTGCGGTTCATCGAACGACCAGTGAATGAACCTTATCGGCTCATCCTTGCGGCTCGGCATGTCCGTTACAAACGCACTCGCGTCCACCTCCATGCGCTTCACCCCGGCCTTGCTCAACCGCACGGCCTCGCCAGCCAGCAATGTCGTTTTCGCATGTCCAAACCCCTTCGCCTCCACCGCCCCTTCCAGCACATGCACCTCCATCTTTCCCTCCTCCTCCAAACTCACACAAAACTCCGTGCCCAGATCCACCACCTCTGCCTGCTCCGTCACCACCTTGAATCCATAGGCTGAACTCGGACACCTCACCGAGATCCGTCCCTGCCTCAAATAAATCTCCGTCTCGTCCCGCAACTCCACATCAAAAGGCCCTTCCAACACCACCCGCGCCCCATTGCGAAAACCCAGCTCCAGCAATCCATTCGCGCCCTGCAAACGCTGACCCCGCGCCAGATCCGGTTCGGTGAACGATGGCGGCGTCCCCACCCAAACCATCCCTTCAGAACGCATCACCGAAGCCGGAGCCACCTGCCACATCGCCAGCCACCAAGCTCCCAGCCCGATTACCGCCAGTGCCGCCGCTGCCGTCCCCACCCGCTTCAACCGACGCTGCCAGAGCCAGCGACGCGCCCGCTCCGCCGTCTTCCAGGCCATCTCCATCGACACCTGCTCATCCTGTTCGATCCTCATCACCGCCTCGCGAGCCGCCAGCGAACCCTCCGCCGACTCCATTGCCAGCGGCAACAAACGATCCACCGCCAGCAACCTTCCCAACGCGTGGCGCGCCTCCGCGCTCTCCGCACAAATCGACATCAACTGCTCCATTTCCTCCTTCGACAGGTTTCCCTCCACAGCACCTGCTGCGAGAATTTGCCATTGCATCGAACGCGGGTTCATGAAGAAGGAGAAGGAGATGGAGAAGCAGTGGGAGTTGAGGGATAAACCGCCACAGAATCCGGCACTTTGGAAGCAATGCAATCTCCAAGCACCACCCGCAACCGGTGCAGCTGCATCGACAGCGCCGAAGGCCGCTTGTGCAGTTGCCGTGCCAGCTCTTCAATCGAACATCCATCCGCATACCGCGCATTCAAAAGCGCGCGCGACGGACCATCGACGAGACTCAAACATTCACGCAGCGCGTCCAGCATCTCCCCCTCGCCCGCATTTTCGAACTGCCCCGCCACCTCAGCGTCGAGCACCGTCTGCAGCTCCTCATGCAGGCCCACCGGGATCGCCCGAAATTTACGGCGGTAGTTCGCCAGCAAATTCATCGCGATCCCCCGCAGCCAAGGTGCCATCGGTCGCTCCGGATCACACGAATCAATCTTCCGAAAAGCCGTCAAAAAAACCTCCTGAGCCAGATCTTCCGCATCATGCCGGCTGTCCATGCGCACCGCCAGGCAGGCCCACACCCCCGCATGATGCTTCTGCACCAAAGCCGCGAACGCCCCCAGATCATGATCCTGCGCCGCCCGGATCAAGGCAACATCTCGACTGTGATCAATCAAACTCATGAAATCACCAATATAACAAGTCTAGTTCGAATCATATCCACCATTCAATTGTCGCCTGTTTCGCTCCGCAGCACAAATTCAAGCCTAATTCTGTCTTTCTCATTCCAATCGAACGCGAAAATTTTCACCGCATTGAGATATTAGAAAAATATTTGAGAAAAATGTGCTGTGGCAGACTCCAGAAAACAATTTGTCTTTGAGGCGCATCATAAGTCGCCCCCCCAATTCCTTAGATAAGAACGGGATTGGCCATTCCAGAAATCCAAAAAAATGAGGATTCGGAATTATTTCATCGACAATCAAAGCCTGTTTATGTCAATACTTAGTAAATACCATTTTATTCTATTCAGGTCATTTCGATCTTTGAGTTCCCCATGCTGTCTCCCCTTCACATCGCGCCGATTCGTGCAGCTCCGTATCGAGATAGTCGCTTCTCTCCAGCGGCCTTCACGTTGATCGAGCTGCTGGTGGTCATCACCATTATCGGAGCCCTTCTCGCCCTGTCAGGTGCCGGACTGTCCGGGGCCATGGGGGGAATGGCCATCACCAATGCTGGCAATAAAGTTTCACAACTTTGTGACGGTGCGCGCCAACGCGCCATGACCGGGAACGTGCTCACGGCTGTCGTCATCGTAACCAATGCAGGCACCAACGAAGATGGCCGGGCGATGGCCGTTTTCGAATACCCCCCCGGTGGACCTGCCTGGAAACAATTCACCGAATGGAACATCCTCCCGGACGGCATTACCGTCGACGTCAACAACAACTCCTACGGATCTTTCGTCCACAACTCCACCCCTCTTCCCTTCTTCGCCCCCGGCTCGGTCAAATACCACGACAACCCGCTTACGGCGAATCAATTTGCAGCCCGGGTCTTCGTTCCCAGCGGCGGGTTACTGGAGAGCAACGCCGCCTCACAGATGCAAGTGGTCGACGGAACCACGTCTTCAAACACCACCACCTACACGAAGGTGCTCAACGGCAAACCAGTCAACTTCTACCGGATCACCATCCTCGGAGCCACCGGTAAGACCAAAATTGAACGCCCCGAACTACCCTAGGAAAACTCCGCCACCATGCTCGCTAAACCCAGCACCCTATTGAAGAAAAAACGTCGGCCCGGTTTCACCCTGGTGGAGGTTTCACTCGCCATCGCGGTGGCCGGCATCTCCTTGTTTTCCGTTATTGGCCTGCTTCCCACCCTTCTCGAAAACGATGAAAAAAGCGGTGCCAATTCCATCCTCCCCACCCTTGCAACCCAGGCGGTTGCAGAAGTGAAACGAAAAATTGCCGAAGACGGTCTCCCCGTAAGCCTCGATACCCATTTGAACGAAAAAACGGCGCCCGATTATACCTTCCACTTTTCCGCAGACGGGTTGCGCACCGAGAAAGATGACATCAACACCGTCTTTGAATGCAATCTGTCCATGAGCCGGATGGTCCCACTCGCTAGCAATGCAACCGGCCTCACCCTCCCGGATCCCGGCGACCACTGCCTGGCGGCCAGAATGATTTTCCACTGGCCTGCAACCAGCCCGCCCAATCCGCAAAGGACCAAGACGTTCCACTCCACCATTACCGATGATTAGCGCACCCAGCCACCAAAAAACTGGCGCGCCCCCCCAGCGCCAGCACCTCAAGAAGGGATTCACCCTTCTCGAATTGCTCGTTTCCATTTCGATCCTCAGCATCCTCATCCTCGTGCTCGCCCAGGTTTCCAGCATGGTCGCCAACACCTGGAGCAGCGGCAACGCACGCGCCGACCGGCGCGCCAACGGTCGCTCCCTGGTCGACTTCATCGCCCGCGAACTCCGCAGCGCCTCCCTGCCCGTTGCCCAGCCCCGCGACGCTGCCGGCAACATCATGACCGACTACCCGGACCTCCAGTTTGTCCACAACCCGCCCACCGTCAGCGGCGGACCCAACGGCTTCAAATATCCCCATGCCATCTTCTGGCAGGCCCCCATTGCGAACGATCTCTCCGCCGGCGACCTCGCCACCATTGGATATTTTGTTCGCTGGGACACCAGCACCAGCACCCCTAGGGCCATGCTCTGCCGCTACTTCGTCAACCCCAACGACCCCGCCTACACCATCTACGACAACGCCAGCCAGTGGATCACTGACACCACCCTCGATGCCGTCGCCCCCGGCGACAACAAAACCCCCTCAAACGCCACCCAACCCAACGCCTACCGCGGTCTCTTCGCCGACAACGTCATCGCCTTCTGGGCCCAATGCCACGATGCCTCCGGAAACATCATCGACGCCACCACCGCCACGACCACCACGGCATCAACCAAAAGTTTTGACTCCCGCGTCGACTATACCGGCGCCGACTCCTCCGGCGAACCAAAAACCTACACCGCCCCCACCCTCCCCCACAGCGTCGACGTCGCCTTCGTCTTGGTCGACTCCCGCACCGCCGCCCTCTTCACACCCGCCATCATGGGAGAAATCAAAGCTCTGTCCAACAACCTCGCCGCCACCTCCGCCTCCTCCGCCACCTTTCTGGAAGCGCTTCAAACCAGCCCCTCACTCAAAAGAATCGCACAAGGCGCAACCGCCCATCGCCTGCGCGTTTACCTCGACAACGCCCCATGAAAATCCATCCATCATCCTCACGAAACAGCTCTGGCGTTGCCTTGGTGATGACCATCATCATCCTCGCCCTCATCACCATCATGGTGCTTGGCTTCGCCGACTTGGTCCGGTATGAAACCGTCTCCGCCTCCAGCCACCAGGACCGCGGACGCGCCCAATTCCTGTCCCAGATGGGCGTCGACTCCGTGATCGGCGTCCTCAAAAAGCAAACTGCCGACCCCAACCTCGTCTGGGCCAGCAAACCCGGAGCCCTCATCGTCCCCGGAGACCCCGCCCAACCCAAAAAACTCTCCACCCAGGTCAACCTCCACTCCGGTTATCCCACCGACCCCGCCGCCGTCTACACCGCCGACGTGCTTGCCCCTGCCAACCTCAACATCCAGACCCTCGCCGATCAAAATCCCCCCTCCCACCTCATCACCGACCAGTCCCCCGACCCCGAACTCAGCACCACCGGTGCCGTCGCCCTTCCCCTTCGCTGGGTCTACGTTCGCGAAGACGGCTCCCTCGACTACTCAGAAACTCCCGTCCTTGGCAACACCAGCAACCCCCTGGTGGGCCGCTACGCCTACTGGACCGATGACGAATCCAGCAAAATCAACATCAACACCGCCTGGAAACGCAATCCCCTCAACAGCAGTCCCACCAACGCAAACTACAACCCATTCTCTCCGAGCCATCCAACCTCCGTCAATTTGACGAGCCTGAATGACCCGGTGCGGGGAATATCCTTCACCCCGGAAATGGCCGACACCCTCCATTCATACATTACCAGCAACCACACCTACACCGATCTGGGTATCCCTTCCAACGGCAACCCCCATCGTTTCTTTAACTCCCTCTTTGAAGCCAGAAAACTCGACGCCCTCAACGACACCGATGGCTTCACCAAAGCACTCAACGCCTACAAATTCGAACTCACCCACTACAATCAAGATCCCGACAGCACCTTCTTCAACGAACCCCGCATCGTCCTCACCACCCAACGCAAATACGCCC encodes:
- a CDS encoding ABC transporter permease produces the protein MTSNPILRLALSPQHLLRSMEMGAKSIWLHRLRSMLTALGVVFGVASVVAMLAIGEGASHEAQEQIRKLGSQNIILESVKPTENQGPASQNRSVVLDYGLTTRDIDQIRQTIPGISIVVPSRVISELLWVEERNVDASIIGALPIYPEMRNRNLVAGRFFNELEQKQRLPVCVLNENAAQRLFPLATPIGKAVRIRGSYYQVIGIIEDESLRATGEGGIQGGTNSGSGNANLAQLIMPFDTLLDHFGDTFFRHRSGSFEAEKVEFHEAIVRVADIDSVVSRAEAIKHLLARNHPKEDYRVTVPIELLRQAEHTKRIFSIVLGSIAAISLLVGGIGIMNIMLASVTERTREIGVRRALGARQADIVLQFLIETILLAGAGGVIGVILGLGIPLAISHFAGVTTVIKAWAPTLAFSISVITGIAFGIYPAMRAAKMNPVEALRHE
- a CDS encoding LamG-like jellyroll fold domain-containing protein, with the translated sequence MNPRSMQWQILAAGAVEGNLSKEEMEQLMSICAESAEARHALGRLLAVDRLLPLAMESAEGSLAAREAVMRIEQDEQVSMEMAWKTAERARRWLWQRRLKRVGTAAAALAVIGLGAWWLAMWQVAPASVMRSEGMVWVGTPPSFTEPDLARGQRLQGANGLLELGFRNGARVVLEGPFDVELRDETEIYLRQGRISVRCPSSAYGFKVVTEQAEVVDLGTEFCVSLEEEGKMEVHVLEGAVEAKGFGHAKTTLLAGEAVRLSKAGVKRMEVDASAFVTDMPSRKDEPIRFIHWSFDEPQGAVVEDRGRGFIGGDSDTRLLMKQFGKKAEEPKRTAGVFGGGLSFAGDGGYAETEFPGIAGNQGRSIALWVRVPKDVGVYEGHGIVSWGTVSGPRAWQLSANTTTEGLKGRLRIGTYDGGCVIGTTDLRDGQWHHVAVVMYAGSRPNLSTNVLLYVDGKKETVSRRTLTEIQTNVLEAGHGVWMGRNIVYTDEAARKGAPKMFFRGDVDEVFIVDAALSQDQIVRMMRNNEPPG
- a CDS encoding sigma-70 family RNA polymerase sigma factor, with translation MSLIDHSRDVALIRAAQDHDLGAFAALVQKHHAGVWACLAVRMDSRHDAEDLAQEVFLTAFRKIDSCDPERPMAPWLRGIAMNLLANYRRKFRAIPVGLHEELQTVLDAEVAGQFENAGEGEMLDALRECLSLVDGPSRALLNARYADGCSIEELARQLHKRPSALSMQLHRLRVVLGDCIASKVPDSVAVYPSTPTASPSPSPSS
- a CDS encoding pilus assembly FimT family protein, with product MLSPLHIAPIRAAPYRDSRFSPAAFTLIELLVVITIIGALLALSGAGLSGAMGGMAITNAGNKVSQLCDGARQRAMTGNVLTAVVIVTNAGTNEDGRAMAVFEYPPGGPAWKQFTEWNILPDGITVDVNNNSYGSFVHNSTPLPFFAPGSVKYHDNPLTANQFAARVFVPSGGLLESNAASQMQVVDGTTSSNTTTYTKVLNGKPVNFYRITILGATGKTKIERPELP
- a CDS encoding prepilin-type N-terminal cleavage/methylation domain-containing protein, which produces MLAKPSTLLKKKRRPGFTLVEVSLAIAVAGISLFSVIGLLPTLLENDEKSGANSILPTLATQAVAEVKRKIAEDGLPVSLDTHLNEKTAPDYTFHFSADGLRTEKDDINTVFECNLSMSRMVPLASNATGLTLPDPGDHCLAARMIFHWPATSPPNPQRTKTFHSTITDD
- a CDS encoding prepilin-type N-terminal cleavage/methylation domain-containing protein encodes the protein MISAPSHQKTGAPPQRQHLKKGFTLLELLVSISILSILILVLAQVSSMVANTWSSGNARADRRANGRSLVDFIARELRSASLPVAQPRDAAGNIMTDYPDLQFVHNPPTVSGGPNGFKYPHAIFWQAPIANDLSAGDLATIGYFVRWDTSTSTPRAMLCRYFVNPNDPAYTIYDNASQWITDTTLDAVAPGDNKTPSNATQPNAYRGLFADNVIAFWAQCHDASGNIIDATTATTTTASTKSFDSRVDYTGADSSGEPKTYTAPTLPHSVDVAFVLVDSRTAALFTPAIMGEIKALSNNLAATSASSATFLEALQTSPSLKRIAQGATAHRLRVYLDNAP